The Streptococcus sanguinis genome contains the following window.
TACATGATACGTTTTGTCCTCGGTAGGATCTTTATGAGTCAAGCTCCCCTACTGTCTTAGGCAGTTTTTTCAAACCATTGATAATTATAGCAAAAGAAAAAAAAGATTGCAAGCTTTTTATACAATCTTTTTAAATTTAGTCATTATTTTCTGCAAATCGCTTACTTGACTAATATCTACTTCTTTCCCTTAGTCGAAAGTTTCGAGTTCAATATAATCAAAGTTCTCTCTTAAATAATCAAATAAGGCGTCTTTATGAGCTTTCTGATTCATTCCAACAAAACTTCGAAACTCATTTGTACGGAGTTCAGATTCACTGCCATCAAGATACCATGCAGAAAAATGAACTCGTCTCACCTTATGACGACTACCTAAACGATTCATCTTCATAAATGCATCTATCTTAGAACATTCTGGCAGGTAGGCAATATCAAATGTCCTGTAACAAATGAGATGATTGCCATAAACCAAAACTTGCAAATCTTTGTCAAAGTAGTCCGCATCATTAAGATTTTGCCAGTCCTCCTCAAGCTCAGGATAACAATCTCTCAATTCCTGGATATTACTGTTTAACAAAAGATTTTTTTTATCATTCTATAGATAGACCCGACTAAACTCATATTGATCCAAATAAAGGAAAGAATCAACATAAAATTTTCACGAATCATATCTAGCTGAAATGATAATACTACTTTTAATGTATGATAAATAAGACTACACGAACAAAAACCAAAGAAGATAGCACTTATTACTGGACCAATCATCAACAAAATTCTAGCTCTAAGCGGCGAAAACTTAAATCTTTTTCCCACTTCCCTCATTTCCTCTTAAACTCAATTCTTTATCTCCTTTTATATCGCATTTCCCTCTTGTGTATTTAACTTTGTTTCCATCTGGCGACTGAACAGTGATCTTATTCATAACATTTGCTTTTGATTGCGTAATATACCAAATTAATTTAACAAACTTAAGCATTTTCCACTGGATAAGTTAAGCGCGACACAAATGCTGTCAATTCACTACTCATTATCATTCACCTCTCTATATTCATTTATTATAGTTTCTGATTTTAGGGAACGCGAAGTAGACATATTAACTTGAATATATTTTCTATCGTCACTGATATTTCTGGTAAAAGAAAGAACAAAATTTTCATTTTGATTTCTCCAAGATGAATCCAAGTGATTTTTTTTGCTAATTCCTCATCCAAATAATATGCCAAATGATAGGCAGGAATTTCAGGGTTATATCGACTATTAATTAATTTATAACTGGCCAATATTTTTTCAGAAAAAACATTGGATTGAAAGAGAAAAGTGATATTTTTCGCTTCTTTTTCCATAACATAATCTGAATCTAAACTCTCCCACCCTTGAGCAGAATATTGAATATTGTGTTTGTACGCAATCTCACTAGTTATATTATCTTCAAAAACCTGTCCATTTTTTTTCTCAATAAAACCTTTAACGGATTTATCAATAGGATTCCCTGAAACATTTATAGAATATTGAACATCTTTCCCAGTTTCATCAAAATTTGAAACTGTATAAATAATTTCAAATCCTTTCGGATAAAATTTAAACAAGTCTGAAACATTTGCAGTAGAATAAACCTTTTCTAAATCCACAAACTGACTTTCTACATGAGCACGGCTATTTTATCACAACCTAACAAATTTGTCATCATTACTAAACCTCCTAAAATTATAATGAATATTTTTAAAAATCTCTTCATAACCTTCTCCTTTTCCTTAGCCATCATCCTATTGTTTGAAAAACCATGGTTTATCCTTGTGACTTTATTCCATAGTCCCCTCCTTCATCTTGGCCATTTCCTTAAGCATTTCTTGAACTTGGTGCAGAGAAAGACTGTTAGAATCCTGACCAGCAAGTCTTTCACAGGGGTTTATCCATTTATAAATCGTCTGGTTAGCGACGCCATACTCTTTGACTAATTCCGAGACTGGTTTACCTTACTCATGTAAACGAACAAGGGGTTCTTTGAATCCTTAGCTGACTTTTGTGACATGTGAACATCTCCTTTGTTTAGTTACTATTCAATCAAAATGTGTCCAGTAAATCATACTAACATTAGCTCTTTAAAACTAAAGAATTTTATTCTAATAACAAGGAATTTTTAAACAAAATTAGTATAAACATCATTATCTAATACAAAACAACTATTTATTTCTATATAGTAACGGATATGGAATCTATCTCCTAATTCTTTATATCCTTTACATAAATCTCATTTTATAACATATTAACCTGCACTCTATTATAGATTACTTTGATTGTTTTGTAAATCAATTTGGAAGATAAATACGAATTTTTAATTGAGGTATAATTTTAT
Protein-coding sequences here:
- a CDS encoding virulence factor MviN, whose product is MNIFKNLFITFSFSLAIILLFEKPWFILVTLFHSPLLHLGHFLKHFLNLVQRKTVRILTSKSFTGVYPFINRLVSDAILFD